The proteins below come from a single Triticum aestivum cultivar Chinese Spring chromosome 5D, IWGSC CS RefSeq v2.1, whole genome shotgun sequence genomic window:
- the LOC123119758 gene encoding eukaryotic translation initiation factor 5B, with protein sequence MSSRSNSKRPSDDNVASDGGLRRREFYLNGPSLDRASKRITEGVLSPPNLKNSHKSKGSHQLHSEASGSNSRKGESNHGIHVSAGNDDLSTTQKPRKVKLKIGGISRTIPAKPNPAIPDSRSSAAKPTRPGDSSHRQKHGNQTEGAKDSNRLPSSQDKKTRKLRKIEDTLTPEQPAKVQREASSDPVRKSRRIAKKSNMDSELDEEYGLSTPENHGASNDNEGHIREPKNKGGSNPKKNALKKDRSRSTVYEVDNDFVTPQSNRDGKKRSRDSTDADEDNAEEELASDNELEAENKKQKAVTELSASVKSEPLTTRRRALQSWMDGNSNSTIEFPDGLPAASSRSKKEKLSDAEMLAKKAEAAQRRKMQVEKATKESEAEAIRKILGLDTEKKKEERKQKEREEKEKAARAQELARSSIRWVMGPTGTVVTFPEEVGLPSIFNSKPCSYPPPREKCAGPSCTNAYRYRDSKLKLPLCSLECYKAVRGSA encoded by the exons ATGTCATCTAGGAGTAATTCAAAGAGGCCCTCAGATGACAATGTTGCCTCTGACGGAGGACTCCGACGTCGAGAGTTTTATCTGAATGGACCTTCCCTGGACCGTGCCTCCAAGCGTATCACGGAGGGTGTTCTGTCCCCTCCCAACTTGAAAAACTCACATAAGAGCAAGGGGAGCCACCAGTTGCATTCTGAGGCATCAGGAAGTAACTCAAGAAAGGGTGAAAGCAATCATGGGATACATGTGTCAGCAGGGAATGATGATTTGTCAACCACGCAGAAACCAAGGAAAGTgaagctcaaaattggtggaatcAGTCGGACCATACCGGCAAAACCAAACCCTGCCATACCAGATTCCAGGTCTTCAGCTGCAAAGCCTACACGGCCTGGAGATTCATCGCACCGGCAAAAGCATGGTAATCAG ACTGAAGGTGCCAAAGATTCAAATAGGTTGCCCTCTTCTCAAGACAAGAAAACAAGAAAGCTGAGGAAAATTGAAGATACCTTGACTCCGGAACAACCTGCCAAAGTTCAGAGAGAAGCGTCTTCGGATCCTGTCCGGAAGAGTAGAAGGATTGCTAAGAAATCCAACATGGACAGTGAATTAGATGAGGAATATGGTTTAAGTACTCCTGAAAATCATGGAGCTTCTAATGATAATGAGGGTCATATTCGTGAACCTAAAAACAAAGGAGGGAGTAACCCTAAGAAGAATGCCTTGAAGAAAGACCGGAGCAGGAGCACAGTTTATGAGGTTGATAATGATTTTGTTACACCCCAATCAAATAGAGATGGCAAGAAAAGGTCAAGAGATTCTACTGATGCTGATGAGGATAATGCAGAAGAGGAGCTGGCCTCTGATAATGAGCTTGAAGCTGAAAACAAGAAGCAGAAAGCAGTCACTGAATTGTCTGCCAGTGTTAAGAGTGAACCTCTCACAACGCGTCGCCGAGCCCTTCAATCATGGATGGATGGGAACAGCAACAGTACCATTGAGTTCCCCGATGGTttaccagcagcttcgtcaagaa GCAAGAAGGAAAAGCTCTCTGATGCTGAGATGCTCGCGAAGAAGGCTGAGGCTGCTCAGCGCCGCAAGATGCAAGTGGAGAAAGCCACTAAAGAAAGCGAG GCGGAAGCTATAAGGAAAATACTGGGCCTGGAcaccgagaagaagaaagaagagaggaaGCAGAAGGAGCGAGAGGAGAAG GAGAAGGCAGCCAGAGCGCAAGAACTCGCCAGGAGCTCCATCCGGTGGGTCATGGGGCCCACAGGCACGGTGGTCACGTTCCCTGAAGAAGTAGGCCTCCCCAGTATCTTCAACTCCAAACCCTGCAG CTACCCTCCGCCGCGTGAGAAGTGCGCCGGACCGTCTTGCACGAACGCGTACCGGTACAGGGACTCGAAGCTGAAGCTCCCCCTCTGCAGCCTGGAGTGCTACAAAGCTGTCCGCGGGAGCGCTTGA
- the LOC123119760 gene encoding cytochrome c oxidase subunit 5C: protein MAGGRVAHATLKGPSVVKEIFIGLTLGLVAGGMWKMHHWNEQRKTRSFYDMLEKGQISVVVEE, encoded by the coding sequence ATGGCAGGCGGCAGAGTTGCACATGCGACCCTCAAGGGGCCGAGCGTGGTGAAGGAGATCTTCATTGGACTCACCCTTGGGCTGGTTGCTGGTGGTATGTGGAAGATGCATCACTGGAACGAGCAGAGGAAGACCCGATCCTTCTATGACATGCTCGAGAAGGGGCAGATCAGCGTCGTTGTCGAGGAGTAG
- the LOC542940 gene encoding ocs element-binding factor 1, whose protein sequence is MSSSSLSPGGGRLSGSDGDSGATFSAGDNRREKRRLSNRESARRSRLRKQQHLDELVQEVARLKAENARVLARANDITGQFVRVDQENTVLRARAAELGDRLRSVNQVLRVVEEFSGVAMDIQEECPPDDPLLRPWQIPYPATAMPIAATATHMLQY, encoded by the coding sequence atgtcgtcgtcgtcgctgtcgccggGAGGTGGGAGGCTGTCGGGCTCGGACGGCGACTCGGGGGCGACGTTCTCGGCCGGGGACAACCGGCGGGAGAAGAGGCGGCTGTCGAACCGGGAGTCGGCGCGGCGGTCGCGGCTGCGGAAGCAGCAGCACCTGGACGAGCTGGTGCAGGAGGTGGCGCGGCTCAAGGCCGAGAACGCGCGCGTGCTGGCGCGCGCCAACGACATCACCGGGCAGTTCGTGCGCGTGGACCAGGAGAACACCGTGCTCCGGGCGCGCGCCGCCGAGCTCGGCGACCGGCTGCGCTCCGTCAACCAGGTGCTCCGCGTCGTCGAGGAGTTCAGCGGCGTCGCCATGGACATCCAGGAGGAGTGCCCGCCCGACGACCCCCTGCTCCGGCCGTGGCAGATCCCGTACCCTGCCACCGCCATGCCCATCGCCGCCACCGCCACGCACATGCTCCAGTACTGA